In bacterium, a single genomic region encodes these proteins:
- a CDS encoding mechanosensitive ion channel family protein, translating into MMGLALWTLMQEGGRFDSVSFLVRVALLVATYAGFSLAQRFWIRHRLLRTVSIPLNVLVLVLLLLFFLGPILSQCNPLVLDAMLAAAIFFGISLGLKTADVFLFDLMAEWRKRPQVPLLLRDIGRWVLSLLALILIIRGFFPGVNLDVFAMSSLVVGYIVGNATQDTLGNLIAGLALNTERPFQIGDWVTISGNTGRVVDTTWRATRLRTKAEDYIIIPNASIARDAIVNYSRPTTHHGCFLPIGVDYESPPNAVRSAILSVLADVPEVLQDPLPMVYLTGYGDFSMNFTIKFFIADYSRMDPIQSTVMDRLWYVFKREGIGIPYPIQDVRISNRLSTERHALDASRNAVRDLVKRVELFQSLSEAECERLVSSVATVPYASGEALCHQGEAGGAFYVIRSGTVSVSIRGVDGVLKEVARLKEGQFFGEMALLTGEPRAATVVAEGDVEVVRVSKPAFASLLQADAELAGKLAGVLEKRVAARHALLAASSPGIPAPDNRSMLTARIRRFFGLV; encoded by the coding sequence ATGATGGGATTAGCACTCTGGACGTTGATGCAGGAGGGGGGGCGGTTCGACTCCGTCAGTTTCCTGGTACGGGTGGCCCTGCTGGTCGCCACCTATGCCGGATTTTCGCTGGCACAGCGGTTTTGGATCCGCCACCGCTTGCTTCGCACGGTCAGCATCCCCCTGAATGTCCTGGTGCTGGTGTTGCTTCTCCTTTTTTTCCTGGGCCCGATCCTCAGCCAGTGTAATCCCCTGGTCCTGGATGCGATGCTCGCCGCCGCGATCTTTTTCGGGATCTCCCTCGGCCTCAAGACGGCGGACGTTTTCCTGTTTGACCTGATGGCGGAGTGGCGCAAACGCCCCCAAGTCCCGCTGTTGCTGCGGGACATCGGGCGTTGGGTCCTGTCGTTACTGGCGCTGATCCTGATCATCCGCGGGTTTTTTCCGGGAGTGAATCTGGATGTGTTTGCCATGTCCTCCCTGGTGGTCGGTTACATCGTCGGGAATGCCACCCAGGATACGCTGGGCAACCTGATTGCCGGTCTGGCGCTGAATACCGAGCGGCCCTTCCAGATCGGGGACTGGGTGACGATCAGCGGCAATACGGGCCGGGTGGTGGATACGACCTGGCGTGCGACGCGCTTGCGGACCAAGGCAGAAGATTACATCATCATTCCCAATGCCTCCATTGCACGTGACGCGATTGTCAATTATTCCCGACCAACGACGCACCATGGCTGTTTTTTGCCGATCGGGGTGGATTATGAGAGCCCGCCCAATGCGGTGCGGAGCGCTATCCTGAGCGTGTTGGCGGATGTCCCCGAGGTGTTGCAAGATCCGCTTCCGATGGTCTATTTGACGGGGTATGGTGATTTTTCGATGAATTTCACCATTAAATTTTTCATCGCAGATTATTCAAGGATGGACCCCATTCAGAGTACGGTGATGGATCGGCTCTGGTATGTGTTCAAGCGCGAAGGCATTGGCATTCCCTATCCCATCCAGGATGTCCGGATCAGCAACCGGCTCTCCACGGAGCGACACGCCCTGGATGCCAGCCGGAATGCGGTCAGGGATCTGGTGAAGCGTGTGGAGTTGTTTCAATCCTTGTCTGAAGCCGAGTGCGAGCGGCTGGTGTCGTCAGTGGCAACCGTCCCCTATGCTTCAGGCGAAGCCCTTTGTCATCAGGGCGAGGCTGGCGGGGCCTTTTATGTGATCCGGTCCGGCACAGTGAGCGTCTCCATTCGCGGGGTGGACGGGGTATTGAAGGAAGTCGCCCGGCTGAAGGAAGGTCAGTTTTTCGGCGAAATGGCTTTGTTAACCGGCGAGCCGCGCGCGGCCACGGTGGTCGCGGAAGGCGACGTCGAGGTGGTGCGCGTGTCGAAGCCGGCGTTTGCCAGCCTGTTGCAGGCGGATGCCGAACTGGCGGGTAAACTGGCAGGGGTCCTCGAAAAGCGTGTGGCCGCGCGCCATGCCCTGTTGGCCGCCTCCTCTCCCGGAATCCCGGCTCCGGACAACCGGTCGATGCTGACCGCCCGGATTCGCCGGTTCTTCGGGCTGGTGTAG